A genomic segment from Nicotiana sylvestris chromosome 1, ASM39365v2, whole genome shotgun sequence encodes:
- the LOC104242766 gene encoding F-box/kelch-repeat protein At3g61590, producing the protein MEGETSWISHCPDYVAPDMVEFDSFSELNDEDNGEASVVPVDLILPDDLLERILAYLPIASIFRAGCVCKRWYEIVKSTRFLWNFSQVLSQKPWYFMFTSSEEPVGYAYDPSLRKWYGVELPCIQTSNWFIASSCGLVCFMDNDSRSELYVCNPITKCYKSLDEPPGLKFSDYSALAISVNKKTCCYSVTIIKSKQVPGNFFQWDLAIHIYDSGKMMWVTPLTEVLTGWRGGDESVICDGVLYFLIYSTGGGGPDNRHGLITYNLSSRSSHGLLIRSFIPVPCSLTCGRLMNLKEKLVMVGGIGKPDRPDIIKGIGIWELNGKEWQEIARMPHKYFQGFGEFDDVFASSGTDDLIYIQSYGAPALLVFDVKQKQWRWSQKCPVTKRFPLQLFTGFCFEPRLEMAP; encoded by the coding sequence ATGGAAGGGGAAACTTCGTGGATCAGTCATTGCCCTGATTACGTTGCACCAGACATGGTTGAGTTTGATTCATTTTCAGAGCTAAATGATGAAGACAACGGAGAAGCTTCAGTGGTTCCTGTGGATTTGATATTGCCTGATGATCTGTTGGAACGAATATTGGCTTATCTTCCCATTGCTAGCATTTTTAGGGCGGGTTGTGTGTGTAAACGATGGTATGAGATAGTGAAGTCAACAAGGTTCTTATGGAACTTCTCTCAGGTGCTGTCCCAAAAACCGTGGTACTTTATGTTTACAAGCTCAGAGGAACCAGTTGGTTATGCTTACGATCCTTCCCTTCGGAAATGGTATGGTGTTGAACTCCCTTGCATCCAGACTTCTAATTGGTTCATTGCTTCTTCATGTGGATTAGTTTGCTTCATGGACAATGATAGTAGAAGTGAGCTATATGTTTGCAACCCAATAACCAAATGCTACAAGAGCCTTGACGAGCCTCCTGGTCTCAAGTTCTCTGATTACAGTGCACTGGCTATCTCTGTAAACAAGAAAACTTGCTGTTACAGTGTCACCATTATTAAATCTAAGCAAGTACCTGGTAACTTCTTTCAGTGGGATCTCGCAATCCACATATATGACTCTGGAAAAATGATGTGGGTAACCCCTTTGACTGAGGTCCTAACTGGGTGGAGAGGTGGGGATGAAAGCGTCATCTGTGATGGTGTTTTGTACTTCTTGATCTACTCGACTGGAGGTGGTGGTCCAGACAATCGGCACGGCCTAATCACTTACAACCTCTCAAGCAGATCATCCCATGGTTTGTTGATAAGGAGTTTCATTCCAGTGCCATGTTCTCTAACCTGTGGTCGATTAATGAACCTCAAGGAGAAGTTAGTAATGGTGGGAGGGATCGGCAAACCAGATCGGCCTGACATAATTAAGGGGATTGGCATATGGGAACTTAATGGCAAGGAATGGCAAGAAATTGCCCGTATGCCACACAAGTATTTTCAAGGTTTTGGAGAATTCGATGATGTTTTTGCCAGCAGTGGTACAGATGATCTGATATACATTCAGAGTTATGGAGCCCCTGCTCTTCTTGTTTTTGATGTGAAGCAGAAACAGTGGAGGTGGTCACAGAAATGCCCTGTGACAAAGAGATTTCCTCTTCAGCTATTCACTGGTTTCTGCTTCGAGCCAAGGCTTGAAATGGCTCCCTGA